The sequence below is a genomic window from Silene latifolia isolate original U9 population chromosome 7, ASM4854445v1, whole genome shotgun sequence.
TATTGAAAACATAAATTTAAATGGAATTCGTGATTTTTCACGGGGCACAAAACTAGTTCTTATTGAATACGCTAGGATGATGGATTGATTAGACCTGGAAAACGGGTCAAATGGGTTAGGTTTGGGTCGGGTTATTTTGGGTACTTTTGATCGAGTCATTTTCGGGTGAGCTATCCCTAATTCTTCATTGCTAATTCTTCATAACTGTTGGGGAGAGCCTCTTCACTAGCCATCCCTAATTCTTCATTGCTAAAATGTGGATAATATTTGCCATCATATGGGAGAGCTTGGCCATTGATAaaaggatcccctaatcaaagaaaacaaataatatgataaataataacGAATTATAAATGGATTCAGATCTAAAATTCAGAACTATGTAATGCAGCCAACAGGCCTGTCCACAACACCATAGTAGTCAAAATTCCGATGCAGATCGCAAATTTGTACAATTCTACTACTGATAAAGTCAAGCCCTATCCCCATCCTAGGGCATAATACACAAAGCAACTAACTACTATGTCATTATTAATTTACATTTTTGTGTACATAAGGGGGTTCGAAATATAATCATTCACGATAAGGTAGTGAAAGTAATTAATAGAACCGTCTTATACTGATCAATTGGTATTAATTTACATTTTTGTGTACATAAGGGGGTTCGAAATATAATCATTCACGATAAGGTAGTGAAAGTAATTAATAGAACCGTCTTATACTGATCAATTGGTATTAAGTTGAGGATTCATGCTTGACATAATTACACACTTTGATTGACTTTATTATTTGCTTAGTTTTAGTTCTTTCGATTCATTTAACCGACaaaatcccccccccccctaaatTGGTTACTTTACATTATTACACACTTTGATTGACTTAGTCAATCCTTGTGAGTTCGACCCTTAATTTCGCTATATTGATATTTTAGTagtctagttttttttttttttttttttttttttttttttttttttttttttgagttatattttAGTAGTCTAGTTAAATAAGTAATTATAAATACATTTGATAGGCATACGACTTTCAGCCTctcaaatactccctccattttcctattttcaccccatttaaTTTTAAAGGTCAAAGTTTCCGACAACTATGAATTAGCTAAAGAGAGAAGCGAAGAAATACTTACATGGGTACCTCCTCTCTTTAATATCCACAAACTCATCGGGATGGACAGCACTAACATTTGGTAGAGCTGTTAAAAGAGAGAGGGAAAAAAAGGGTATTAGCAAGATTCCTTTCTTTAATATTCACAAACCCATGGTTATATGTTAACAAAAACTTATTCACATCAATGACATGGATGACACGGGTGATAAAACTAGTTCTGCAATAAAAAAAAACCTTTGAGAAGCTCGGCTATGTGGGGAGAAACTTTAGCGCCAAAAGCAAAGTAATGTCTTGTTGCGACGGAATATATTCTCTTGACGGCTTCCTCTTCGCTGAAACACGAGAATCAGTTAAGTGCCAAATTGCGGTTTTAAAACGAAATGAAGGAAGTAATTGGGAGGTACCCGTACCTCATTAAACTCATAGTTTGACAGAGAGTTTGAATATAGTAGCGGATGAGATCGGGAGAAGAAGCAGAGGCGCCGTCAGATAAGGGGGGTTTTAGAAAGACTCTAAAGTGCCGAAAGTCTCGACCTCGACCAAGGGTATTAGCAATACTCGCTctcatttcatttaatttacGCGACATCATTGAACCAGGGTAATCAGGGACAAGAAGGGCAGCTTGCCATGCTATTGACTTGTCCAAACCCTCGTAACGTGGATCGGGGATATAATTGCTGCCGCTCACAGAACGTTCGTCCTTTACTATTGGGACGCAACGTACGCCCTTCATTACTGGGATGCTCACCAAACCTCTCATATTCATCTTCAAATACACAAAACTCATATCAACACTTAACTCATAAtacccaaaacaaaacaaaacaaacatccACTTCAAAACTAACTTAAAAATCAATAtattactactccctccgtcccggtcaattgttatctttTGATTTTGGCAAAAACAGGGTCGGACCCAGGATTTAAAGTATgggtagcaaaaaaaaaaattgccgaatATACACTTCATTGGAATCAAACTGAGACCATTGGTGAGAAAACAAAGTTTTTAACACTGAACCACATGAGGATTGTCATATAATTAATGCGCTAATATGTATTTAACTACTCCTACTATTCTACAATATTTGGGGCAGCAAAAATCAATCCGCTCCACCGATTTTTTTTACGTTTGGGGTAACGGACGCCACCCCTTGCTACAGGTGGGTCCGCCCCTgggcacaaagatcaaggaaaaagAGAGGGGTCAATTATAAGATAACAAGCTGATCAAATTGGGTGAAATACaattttaaaatagaaaggacaacacgaaagacaacaaataaccgggacagaGGTCGTTGGGAGGGAGTATTACCTTAGGAGCTACGATTGGATAACTGACTTTGAATCCTACGCTTGAAGGGATCACCAAATCTCTCGTGTCCATCTTATTCATGCAGAAAACTCATATCAACACTTAATTTACTCATATACGTTCAAAAACAACTTATAAATCAATATATACTACTTGTATTACCTTAGGAGCTACCATTGGATAACTGAATTTGAATCCTACGCTTGAAGAGATCGCCATTAGTTTTCCTCTCtcttctcttcctttttttttttttttcttttcttgtcgGCTACTCTTCCTTGTTCTTACTACGATTTGATTTGAATCCTACGATGATTTCTATTTGTAAAGAAGATGTTAGACGGTTAGTCCTTTTGTAAAGGTGTTAGACGGTTAGGTATAGAATAGAGTTGTTTATGGACGGGACGGTTTAATGGGCTTAGACAACGTATTTACCCACTTTAATTTTACATTCTATCCTACTACACAAATTGTTCTATAGGGACCAATTTACCAATAAGACcagcccaataacccaaaacccAATTAAAATAGTTAATATAGttgtacaatttttttttattttaagaacatAATATTATAATTTGATAAGTTACACATTTTAACATGTCTGTATTTATCTTAATATGTcgggttatcaaaataaaattaaaatgtaaacaaaATTAAATATTGAGTGTGGGCTATTCTCCTATTGGGTCAGTCCTATGGTATATGACGGTCTTATAGGAGAGTTGCTGATCCTACTTAGTTCGATCTTATTGGGCTTTGTATATTATAGTATAAAATAGAGTTGTGTGAATATTAAGTCTAACGAGCGCTTTAGGGGCGTTTGTCATTAAGACCTCTAATAaggaataaaaaaaataaaattgggACAAAGGGAGTACGGAATTGACAAATAAACCATTACCTTAATAGTGattgcacaaaatctcattgaacgCACACTCATAAGGATCGAgataatatgattgtttgttcaAAATCATAATTGTTTGTGTTTGATGCCAATTTATAACTATAGCATGAGACATCTCATATTAATATGAGACGGTATGTAAAAAAAACAACTCAGTAACTATAGATGAAAATCTTTTTTAACAAAAATGGACCGTTTCATGATGGTGCGTTGGAAAGATGAGAAGTATAGTTGAAGGGATTAGAAAAGATTGTACAAGATGCCCCGTGCGAAATACGAAAGTAAAAAGTGGGTTATGGGTATACATACTAGCACTGTGCCACGATTACTGCAATTTACCAGTACACAGACATTATATTCATGGGCTATCTTCTTCAGCAAATATCCGGCTGAAATCATTAAAGCATGTCTTGAAACACATTAAACATGTTGCGAATAAAGAACCCCTAATAATATGAAGGTCTCTGAAACACATCCAAGGTACTAGCTACTTGGTGATCAGATCTGGTTCTTACCATATGGTCCACCGCCCCCGAGAACAGGAATGATCAGTGATGAAAATGAGTCCACAATGAGCAATTTCACCGAAAACTGTACCAACAGTTACAAATGTCAACCACGCTACCGTAGTAGTAATGGACTAAAAGTGCCAATACTGCCAGCAACCAAAGTCAGTAACATGGATGGTTGTTAAAAAAGCATTGCAGAAAAAAGATGCTCAATTATAAGAATACAACACCAGTAGTTGCAAAAGCATTTCAAGACAAAACACTGAAACAAGCATTTGTGATATTAGAAAAGGctctattattataattataattataatatggaGTAATAAAACAACCAGTAATAGTAAAATATCCTTCTAAATGCCATTTTTGAATGTAAACTAAACAACTCAGCAGATGAGTATGACACTGCTGGTCCATAATCTAAACACAACTAATTGCATGAAACTGCAAAATCCCAAGTATTAATCTAATTGAAAATGCTATGGCATTTTTATTCCttgacaaaaataaataaaaggctGGTGATAGTATGTGATGTGTCTTGGACTAATTAGGTGGGAAGAAGATGGCATCAGATGTCCTCTTTGATCGGAAAAGCTTCTCCATATCAGTTGGCACATTGAAAGCAGCCTCCAGTACTTCTGCCGACAGCGCCTTCCACACTGATGTCTTCCCTGCTAAGTGTGTGAACACAGGGCTGCCATTCACAATTTACAGCATTCATAAGTCAGTCAAGTTTCCGAGTTATGTTATAATGAAAGACAAATCTAATATTCGTATGTGAAAATATTTataagaaagtgaatgaggattcTTACTCAGGGGTAGAGATGATGGAGAACCAGTGCATGCCATCATTGTCAGCGATCTTCGAAACCACAAAGAACCTAGGCACGATAAACAAGTCTCCAGCCTTAAGGGTAGTTTCCAAGACCCTCTTACCATCAACTCCGACAACCTGAACTCTACCGCTTCCTCTGAGAATGTAAGTCACTTGAAGGGCAGAGTCACACGAGAACCCGGGAGAGCACATTGACTTTCCATCGATCCTGACAAGGTCGGCACCAAGGCCAACCTCACCCACCAAAGGCAAGTTCTTGGTGTTCAGCACAACAACCCTACCACCGTTCTTAATGTCAACATCCAACGGGGCTTCCAAACAGTTCAATGCCATGCCATCGCGGTGCTCCTTCTTTGGTTCAGGCATCTTGTGGGACGCGGGTAGCTGGACGATCCCATTGCCTGTTTGCTTGCTGACTAGGTTCTGGCCTACATCTTCTGGCAAGTCCCAGGCCCGACTCACAAACTCGGATGAGAATCCATTGAAGATTCCATTAGAGCCGGTTAGGAAGAAATCAGTGAATTGTCCTGATTTGTGACCCTTGGAAGTGTCACCCAAGAAAAGAACGGTCAATTCAGTGTCGTCCTTGTTGTACCACCAAGTAACCACTCCGAAAGGAAGCGCAATTGTATCTCCCTCTTTGATGGCAATCACCTTCTCCTCTTTTTCAGGAAGAACAATCCCAGCTACTCCTTGGCCTGAAGGACGGAATACAGCATTTAGTATCAGATACTATCACATGAATAAGAATATAATGTCTCTAGAAAAAAACGATTATAAAATAAACAAacgattgggacggagggagtaattttaTAGCATTGAAGTCAATGAGATGATTGTGAGATCCCATCAAAGACAGGAAGTGCAATAATCATTAATTCAAAAAgtaataaatccgaaaatcacaatcaAGTACATTGATGATTAATCATGAATAAATAATGATCACTAAACTGAATTTATGAAGAGTTGCTGTAAAACAAGAATTCTGCACACAACTTCCTGAATAAAATACATTGATGATTGATcatgaataaacaataaacaatGATCACTAAACTGCAATAATTATGAAGATCATTAAACTATAATTAACCAAAAAGAGTAGCTGTAAAAACAAAAATTCTGCACACAAAACTAAAGATCACATCTTGAAACACTAAAATTCACATGACACAACATTACCCACGAGtcagatgtacgcagccttatCCATGTTAGCGGCTTAAAACAAAATCTAACACTTTTATCAATCAATGATCAAAAAACAAATTAAACTATAAAGACAAAAGCAACAACCGTGTAGGGGGTCAGATGTACGCGGTCTTACCCTATATTAAAAATACAAAGAAACTGTTTCCGAAATTACTAAAATTAAACAAGTGAAGAAAAGATCATACCTTGAAGAACATAAGCGACCTTAGAGGAATCAGAATAACGAGGAAGAGCAAAACCATTCTTGTTCAAACAAAGTTTAGCAGCACCAATGTTTCCATTCTTAAGCATAGGAAGCTCATTTGGACACCATGAATAGTAGGACCCACCTTCTCCTCCATAAACTTTCTTCGCTACTTTTGGTGTTAGATCAATatccatctttttttttcttaaagGAATTAGTAAAACAATTATTGAGAAAATATATTGAATTGTTTTGAGTATTTATTTGATGATGATGGGAGAAATTGTGAGAAAAAGAGCAATTTGAGGGGTGTATTTATAGCATGTGGAAGAGATAATAATTTGCATATGTGCATGATTCTACTACTTTTTTTTGATAGtataataatattggttttatCTTGATTTATCCGATTTTTTTTCAGAATTTTAGATTTTAAATCAGTTCAGACTTGCGAGGTTCATCATAATCATAttcatatttaatttaatttaattacatTTTGGAAATTATTcttttaaaaaaatataattaTATTGGTGATCTTATCTAAGGTAACTTAGGATTAATGGATAAACTAGGATTAATATTTGTACAAATTGTAGTTAGGATTAAGATTTTGATATTTGATATTATCTTCGACACAAATTACCTACACGATATATTTTATCTGctataataataattaaacagtTAAGATTTCTTATCAAACTCTACGTCTaccacataataataataataatatcattaTCCAAAACAATTATGAGTTGTGCTGAACAAATACAAATTCTTATCCTTGCCGTATTATATTAATTACGCATCTTTGTACGATCACATTTGATTTAATCTTATTTTACGTAAGAGAAGATTAGAAAACAGTTTAGTTTAATTTTTTTGGGTACTAGAAtcaaatacataaacaattttgTTTAATATGATTTTAAGATATTAACCGATGAATATGTACTTTTTTATTTCACTTAGATTATGTTTTGCTCGTCGCATGACGTATTGCCACTTCCAATGTTCATATTGGTTGAGGTACGATGACGTGGTATATCGAGTATACCCAACAATAAAACGGGAGACTCGGTTGAAAGAAATCCTGAAGGGATGATCATCTGCCGTTCTGGCTGTTGATTGTTTCCAAATTGTTTATGAAATAACAAGAATAATGTGCTTATAAATTTAATACTCCATAATCCATATAATACAACTTCCAAATCATCGACTAATTAAACAAAATATTATGTACAATACAACAACTTGCGACTTTGTCAGGTAGCTGCTTTAGCAACAACTGCTAGATCCATTTGTTGTGAAGCTTAGAAAAAcgttaaaaaggaaaaaaaaaaaataatactaaAGCTGTGCACATTTCATCCGAAATAGTATGTCATAGAAAACACAAAGCTAGAGTCTACTAAGGTAACATTTACATAATGACGACttccaaaatttgatcaaaatatCGTAATTCCAATTTTTATGGGTCGATATTACAACATTAACTCAATACCAAAGTAGGCTCAAGGGTTTGTATATGGAACATGACCAAGGCTTCCATACAACTACCTTACCCAAAAAATGCTCACAAAAAAAAACGTACGTACTCCCTAAGTCGTTTGCTTCATTACACCGTATTTTCATGCTAAACAATAGGGTATTTACCTACCACCTCGGAAatggacaaaaataaaataaataaatcaaaacaTGAATGCGACAGAAAATTGTCAACTAGGAGATATTACAACAAGGCCTTAGTCCTGATATCGGAGTTGGTGAATATAAACGTTGAGATGAACAAAGCTGAAAAACAGCCCTTGAATGTATGAGAACTGACAAGGTATCAGAAAACAAAAGGTAGCTTGTCATTTTCTCTTATAAGCTAGCCAAATCTCAAATCATTAGAATTTCCATTACACACATCTAGTACATTTGTGCCGATTGTATTTTCTTCGCTTTTCCGTGTAAGGTTTAATAAAAGAAGACTTGAAAAATGCCTACCGAGTGTGACTACACCTGTTTCCTACTGCTTCCAGCATTAAAGAACTCCCAAAACAAGCATAATATCCCCATTTCCACCAAAAAAAGAGTTGGGTCTCCTTGGACTATGTTCAGATCACTCGAGAACCTGAACTTTGTGTTGAACTAAATGACTAACCTACGTTAGTTCCCACTATTGCATACCCGTGTTCGACACTCACACACAAGTATGACACTTTAACACTTCATTTTAAGCCAAAAATGAATATTTTTCATGAAATAGGCGAGTCCAACATTGGGACACGTACCCGTGTAACATACTTCTAGATGAGTGAGAGAAACATAGCTTAGGGGCCTTCCTTCAGAGGAATTGACTCCTGATCTTGAACATCGGCAGGAGGAAGTTTAGGAGTGTTGTTCCTTAAGAAGGCTTTAGCATACAGTGTACCAAAGACGATTACCTGGTTTAGATCATCGAATAATAAGCACAAGAACATAAATACTTGGGTACTTAGCACGGTTACTCCAATCAAAAGTTCCGAAAGTTAGGTATCTTACTGCTCCAACCATTTGCAATGGACTTAGGGGATGCGCAAACCACAAGCACGAGAGAAGAATGCTCAGAAGCTACAATCAGAAAGACCATTTGTTATAGATAACTATTATGACGTCCCATTTTTTATGTACCTATTTGATTTTGTCCATCATCACATTCCAACTTTGACCATTTATCTCTAAAAATATGTGCACATATAAAATGCAAATTTTGTCTTACAAAAACCACTAATTTCATATTATCATTTGAAAAAGGTTGTAGCTAGTATAGATTATGAGATATATTGGTCAGAGTTTGAATTGTTTAATCACCAGAATCAAATGGGAACAACAAAAATGGACGCAAGCGCAACGAAATAAATAAAAGATACAACAAGAGAAGCAAGTGCACCTGTCTTGTTGTCATTATGGTGGCAAATGTGAGAGCTCCAAAGGTTCGGATTGTATAAGAAATGAAAAACTGGCTTGCTGTAGCTACCTGCAGATACTCTATACTATCAGATCCAACTTTTTGACTAGTAGAAAACCAAAAGACTGAGGAATGAAATAGCACGACAAATTTTGATAGAATAGTTTCATAGGGCTTACTGTGGAAAGTAACGCAATGTCATATAAACAATCTTTGTGCCTAAAAACAAAATCTACTGCAGTCAGAAGTTGCCCTTGTAAGATAAGCCCTGCGAAGCAAAAATCAAGCCCATCAATAAGTGTAATAGACCATGACCTAATGGAATGTGCACAGTTAGCCAATGTTGAATGGCACTGAGCAATTGAATCAATAAAATCAACCTTTGAATATCAAATAATTAATCATATAAGGGATAGTAATGCAGCGAAAGACATTATCGTGAAGGAGACGTATATAGCAAGACCTACCTGACAGACTCAACACACATGAGCACAATGTTGTGTAAAAAATTTGGTTGTGTATTTCCATATTGTAGCCTTTGAATAATTTATCTTGGAATGTGCTCGTGAAGCCATCGAACCTGAAGCACGGAGAAAGAACAATATTCATGATGCTATTTGAGTCAATCATCAAATGTGTGAGGCCCCCAGACGTTTCACAGTGACAAACGAACAAAACTAGCCAACATAAGTTGAACAATCAGAAATATATGATCCAAGCAAGAAATTTTTAGGTACACTCGGTATACCACTATCATCATACATCCCATACTAGTGACAAGAACTATTATAAGTAACAAGGTAGAAGTAAGTGAAATGAAAATGAGTCTTTTCATTTGCTAGGATGTATAAAGTATAATAACGTGGTACACCAAGTGTATCTACAGATCTTTTCGTACAATAAATAAATGCTTAGGACATCAGGAGGAAAATATTGTATAGTTATTCCTTCCCAAAAAGATCCCACAACCCCATGATTCAGCAGCAAACTGCAATGCTGATGCATCTTAATTACCAGGGAATAAGAACTAAAGAAGTATCTTACAAGTAATAACACTAAGAAGAAACTAATAAAATCACAAAATCAGGACAATGTTTTTTGTCTGGGAATGAGACCAATTCAAACAATGACTGCAAGCCAAAAGTCCAAAATCCATAATGGTGGAAAACAAAACGTGATACTCCTGAGCTATCTAATTCAAAAAAAAACAACTGGTGTTCAAAATCATACCCAAGATAACCAACCATGAGTGATACACCCCAAACTGAGCTCTCTTTTCCATTACTGTATGGGTTAATATCATCAGCAGCCTGCAACAACCACAAACAAGTGACTGATAACTTGATCACAACAGGTAAAGAACCGTATAAGGCCATAAGACAACTGAAAAAGGTAAAATGGACGAAAAACTTACCGGGTACAGAATAAATACAGAACATCCAATGGTAACAAGAACTGCCCACAAATAGTCAAGCCCTTTATACCTCTTCTGCATAATTAATGTTCCCCAAACCTGCCAATACGGAGTCATCAAATGCCATATGTGAGTTATGCAAAAGTGCTATTCTTAAGTAATTCTTCTCAAATCCTACATGAAGCCTCTAGCCAACAGATAATCGCCAGCACTTTGTAGATCTACTCCCTTGGCAATAAATTGTGTTAATCCTCTCGAGATAAACAAAAGcaaccacaaaataaattataaACAGTCACTAAACGTCTAAACTGCCTTTAGGTGGCCACATAAGGGTATTTGATTCTAGGTGATGTAAACTAAAGATAAGAGAACTAAGCTAGTCTTAGAGATCACCAACTGTAGTTGTTATTCGAAATATGCGAAAACAGAAGGAGAATAAATATACCAGTCGAAGACGAAATTAGAAGCGATGAGAAAGAATAAACCCGAATGTAGTGCCGTGTATaaaccactgccttgaaaactatttctccggtacgaccgtggtggcgatcagctagtgccggtagttccccaaggttaacactacaGCCTCGACGCAGTTCCGCCCACTCGGAACTGAGAGACTTGGAACGAAATAATAGTAGAACTTTACCCAGAAATTTATTAGAAGagcaaaagagaaagagagaagatAAGTGTGATAATTGATGTGTATAAACTGAGAGGGGATGCTCTATTTATAGCAAACATAGAGCAACAGAGGAGCAAAAACGGTTCCCCATAATCAGAGGTCAAAGACGTGATTAGTGGAGATTAAACAGCTCCTTAATCGCCCCCACTAACAGTCTTATTTGACTGATTCTCAAAGCAGTTAAATACACAGCCCACTTCACACTCAAAAGCCCAAAAAGGTAAAagggggcctttggcccgcaccgcaggtgctctacccaaacccaaacccgagcccgagctcgagccgggccgggccggcgcgcgcgcgcgtgtgtgtgttggacccaaacccactggCCCAACAAACACACACAAAACCCACCTTGGACCAATCTCTTAGCCCATCAGTAGAAGGTAGCAATATAAACAACAAGAAGAGGGAGTTtcccaccgatgtgggacaaacTCCAACAACTATTGTTGCTTTTCACTGCAtcacttccaacaatcccccactgatGGAGAAGAAAAGAACTAAGAAAAaactgggtaaaggaaggattggatacttaggtatcaatatctttcgatttgaattgacactttagtgcaatgaggaaacaacttacttacagcgagagaatatcttgcgatttgaattcctagctgagcttcggtcgataccccccacaacacatatcataccttcataTTAGGATCGTTCCgcgaaagtgcaacgcgctcttttagagttatgcgtttacctcggtactaatagatgtgttcagaagacttctcatagtctaatgattgttacacctacgtaggtgactcaagtgcttctcaatagcacttctcacatgagtcattaaggacataagtccaacctggtgtatgattcatcaagtgcgtctcaaaagcaccaccatagaggctatgaatcatacaacgccatagaaatagaagctttagacctagtcaagtctcactcttgacctaaggacttaagccccattcccctcgacgtatcaacgactagtctcctagcttgaccctttagtaaagggatcagcaagattgttttcggacttcacatagtccaaagcaatcactccgttgtcttggagttgtctaactgcagcatgccttattcgaatgtgtctcttctttgaattgtagacactattctttgcaacaccaatagcAGCCTGCGAGTCACAGTGTAGGGAGACCGGTGTTAGCCGTCCGCCCCACATCGGTATATCGCTAAAAGGTTTCTCAACCATTCGACCTCTTGtcgccaactcaagagctatgaactcgaTTCCATGGTAGGCGTGCGATCAAGTCTGCATTTTgaggacttccacgatatagcacctccacccatggtaaagacataaccactagtagaacagatctcatcgttacctgcaacccaatttgcatcacaatatccctctaacacaagcagaaatttactataatgcaaacataagtcaactgttccttttaggtattttagtaaacgacgaagagcattccagtgttcattactagggttatgtgtataacgactcgcCTACTAACCGCATAAGCAATATCCGGTCGAGTACGgttcattaaaaacatcacactacctaggattttagcatactcttcttgggaaacactcttgcccaagtttttacacaagtgtacactaggatcatagggtgttctagcagacacatcatcaaagcagttaaactttctcaacactttttcaacataatgagattgacttaggcagattccattggggtttcggatgaccttaactcctaggataacatcaacttctcctaagtccttcatctcaaagtgtgatgacaaaaattctttggttctaattatcacctctaaattattaccaagtattaacatgtcatcaacataaaggcatataagcacacaatcGGATTCTATTAcctttgaataaacacatgaatcgtAATTGTTAACCACATACCCATTACTTAttaaagtgttgttaaatttctcataccactgtttaggtgcttgtttgagTCCATAGAGTGACTTGTTGatttacacactttactctcttgaccctcaatcacaaaaccttgagttgagacatatagatctcttcccttagttcaccattcaaaaggCGTTTTAACATCCATCCGATGTAtaacaaggttatgaatagcgactaaggcgacaagagtcctaatagtcgaaattttggtcacagggagagtaagtatcaaaataatcaatacccttcttttgtgtaaagcctctaactacaagtctagctttgaacctctctattgtaccgtcaggtctcattttcttttaaagatccatttacttgtaatgggtttactacctttaggtaaatcggtcaactcccaagtctgatttgacacaatagagtcaagttcacttttaataaagatctttccaaaaattagcatcaatggatttcattgcctcactataagttttgggtcatcttctattaaaaaagtgaaacaaactcatcactagcacaaacaagTGTATCCTAGTTCGAACAACATAGTTGTATCAT
It includes:
- the LOC141590825 gene encoding uncharacterized protein LOC141590825; this translates as MAISSSVGFKFSYPMVAPKMDTRDLVIPSSVGFKVSYPIVAPKMNMRGLVSIPVMKGVRCVPIVKDERSVSGSNYIPDPRYEGLDKSIAWQAALLVPDYPGSMMSRKLNEMRASIANTLGRGRDFRHFRVFLKPPLSDGASASSPDLIRYYIQTLCQTMSLMSEEEAVKRIYSVATRHYFAFGAKVSPHIAELLKALPNVSAVHPDEFVDIKERRYPWDPFINGQALPYDGKYYPHFSNEELGMASEEALPNSYEELAMKN
- the LOC141591431 gene encoding glutelin type-D 1-like codes for the protein MDIDLTPKVAKKVYGGEGGSYYSWCPNELPMLKNGNIGAAKLCLNKNGFALPRYSDSSKVAYVLQGQGVAGIVLPEKEEKVIAIKEGDTIALPFGVVTWWYNKDDTELTVLFLGDTSKGHKSGQFTDFFLTGSNGIFNGFSSEFVSRAWDLPEDVGQNLVSKQTGNGIVQLPASHKMPEPKKEHRDGMALNCLEAPLDVDIKNGGRVVVLNTKNLPLVGEVGLGADLVRIDGKSMCSPGFSCDSALQVTYILRGSGRVQVVGVDGKRVLETTLKAGDLFIVPRFFVVSKIADNDGMHWFSIISTPDPVFTHLAGKTSVWKALSAEVLEAAFNVPTDMEKLFRSKRTSDAIFFPPN
- the LOC141591432 gene encoding UDP-galactose/UDP-glucose transporter 5B-like, which gives rise to MMETSSPVVAVKDNKLMKGVFAVSGIMVTLVIYGLLQEKIMRVPYGQNKEFFKYSLFLVFCNRLMTSAVSAGALLASKKALDPVAPVYKYGLVSVTNILTTTCQYEALKYVSFPVQTLAKCAKMIPVMVWGTLIMQKRYKGLDYLWAVLVTIGCSVFILYPAADDINPYSNGKESSVWGVSLMVGYLGFDGFTSTFQDKLFKGYNMEIHNQIFYTTLCSCVLSLSGLILQGQLLTAVDFVFRHKDCLYDIALLSTVATASQFFISYTIRTFGALTFATIMTTRQLLSILLSCLWFAHPLSPLQMVGAVIVFGTLYAKAFLRNNTPKLPPADVQDQESIPLKEGP